A part of Saliniradius amylolyticus genomic DNA contains:
- a CDS encoding GDCCVxC domain-containing (seleno)protein, which yields MNSIILESTITCPECGYQKQETMPTDACQFFYQCEQCHRIIRPKPGDCCVYCSYGTVKCPPVQQGQCCR from the coding sequence ATGAATTCGATAATCCTCGAATCCACCATAACCTGCCCGGAGTGTGGGTATCAAAAACAGGAAACCATGCCGACGGACGCCTGTCAGTTTTTCTATCAATGTGAACAATGCCATCGCATCATCAGGCCCAAGCCGGGAGACTGCTGTGTGTACTGCTCCTATGGCACAGTCAAATGTCCGCCGGTACAGCAAGGTCAGTGCTGTCGCTGA
- a CDS encoding substrate-binding periplasmic protein, protein MNVTRLISGQRILLLLGVLLYCHSAQAQPSDSLAIVTGDDYFPFVKQSLPESGWSPALVKAAFNAVDIPVSIEHLPWPDAYDATQANQFDAIFPYVHTQRRSEQFLYSNPLNVTQLRYYVSSQSEIQHTQDSIGRCFCLPEGYELATNIAKTQIPYGYDYHRADSALACALLVEQQQCDLGFIDAHQSLRLFSDQQGRSLDLRVLPDIIGRTTLHLLVPKSHPRAGWVLERFNTGLRKINQSGQRSVINQRFEEIKDEE, encoded by the coding sequence GTGAATGTAACCAGGCTGATAAGCGGGCAACGGATACTGCTGCTTCTTGGGGTGCTTCTCTATTGCCACTCAGCACAAGCACAACCTTCCGATTCACTAGCCATTGTCACTGGTGATGACTACTTTCCATTTGTAAAACAGAGTCTCCCCGAGTCGGGTTGGTCTCCCGCCCTGGTTAAGGCAGCTTTTAACGCAGTCGACATACCGGTCAGCATTGAGCACTTACCCTGGCCCGACGCTTACGACGCGACGCAAGCGAATCAATTCGATGCTATTTTTCCTTATGTACATACCCAGCGCCGCAGCGAGCAGTTTCTTTACTCAAACCCGCTCAACGTGACGCAGTTGCGTTACTACGTGAGCTCTCAGTCAGAGATACAGCACACACAAGACAGTATAGGCCGGTGTTTCTGCCTGCCTGAAGGCTACGAACTTGCCACCAACATTGCCAAGACCCAAATACCTTATGGGTATGATTATCATCGCGCGGACAGCGCATTAGCCTGCGCCCTATTAGTGGAACAACAGCAATGTGATCTGGGCTTCATCGATGCGCATCAAAGCCTGAGGTTGTTCTCCGACCAGCAGGGTCGATCTTTGGATCTCAGGGTATTGCCTGACATCATCGGTCGTACCACGCTGCACCTGCTTGTTCCCAAATCTCACCCGAGAGCTGGATGGGTACTAGAGAGATTTAATACCGGTTTAAGAAAAATAAACCAAAGCGGTCAGCGAAGTGTCATTAATCAACGCTTTGAAGAGATAAAAGACGAGGAGTAG
- a CDS encoding cation transporter: MSDCGCEQADQLEKQTLIALLTINGVMFVVELIFGIIAQSTGLLADSLDMLADALVYGLSLYAVGQGLRRQAGAARVSGYLQLILGLGVLLEVVRRWVYGSEPQSLLMISVALGALVANVVCLAMVAKHRHGGVHMRASWIFSANDVIANIGVMLSGVLVAVLGSRLPDLLIGSLIAALVMWGGGKILREAHTATQSA; this comes from the coding sequence ATGTCTGACTGTGGCTGTGAACAGGCCGACCAACTTGAAAAGCAAACCCTGATCGCGCTGTTAACGATTAATGGGGTGATGTTTGTGGTTGAGTTGATCTTTGGAATTATTGCCCAGTCCACCGGCCTGCTTGCCGATTCACTGGATATGCTGGCCGATGCCCTGGTCTATGGGCTATCCCTTTACGCAGTGGGGCAGGGGCTTCGTCGGCAAGCGGGGGCGGCGCGGGTGAGTGGTTATCTGCAACTGATTCTGGGACTGGGAGTGCTTCTCGAAGTTGTCCGGCGATGGGTGTATGGCAGCGAGCCACAGAGCCTGTTGATGATCTCCGTAGCCCTTGGTGCACTGGTGGCTAATGTGGTGTGTTTGGCGATGGTTGCCAAACATCGGCACGGTGGCGTGCATATGCGCGCCTCATGGATCTTTTCTGCTAACGATGTCATCGCCAATATTGGGGTGATGTTGTCGGGCGTGCTGGTGGCCGTGCTGGGCAGTCGTTTGCCCGATCTACTGATTGGCTCCCTGATTGCCGCGTTAGTGATGTGGGGTGGGGGAAAAATTTTGCGTGAGGCTCACACCGCGACACAGTCGGCTTAG